In Vicinamibacteria bacterium, one genomic interval encodes:
- a CDS encoding HigA family addiction module antitoxin has translation MARKRFPPIHPGEILLEEFLKPLGISQYRIAKDIGVSPRRINEIVHGKRSITADTALRLALYFKTSERFWMNLQSGYDLESEKDRLGSRLAAEVQPMEKVG, from the coding sequence ATGGCAAGAAAGAGGTTTCCACCAATCCATCCTGGCGAGATCCTGCTCGAAGAGTTCCTGAAACCGCTGGGCATTTCTCAGTATCGCATCGCGAAAGACATCGGCGTCTCCCCTCGACGCATCAACGAGATCGTTCACGGCAAGCGAAGCATCACGGCGGATACAGCGCTTCGGCTAGCTCTTTACTTCAAAACGTCAGAAAGGTTCTGGATGAACCTGCAATCTGGCTACGATCTGGAATCGGAGAAAGACCGCTTGGGCTCGCGCCTCGCGGCTGAGGTCCAACCCATGGAGAAAGTAGGATAG
- a CDS encoding MBL fold metallo-hydrolase: protein MLRLSGLLVLAMVTTAGLGRGAEVGGVEELAPDVYFYQGDLDKGYCNNGFIVLEDYVLVVDANFPSAARLLIGEIRKITDKPIRFAFDTHHHGDHAYGNQVWVDQGATAVANTGVVDEMKKYETGHYGSSPGRWEEAAKEREDLRDVKLEPPSLLFPDTMIFDDGKHRVELRHFGTAHTHGDGFAWLPKERILFTGDAVVNGPHNYVGDGNVTEWIETLDRAKALGARIVAPGHGPVGTGTLVSDQQLFFRELRRVVQTKSETGGPAEVQSAVEEMASALRRNEAIARYVGDGFSAQVGKVYTELTGRELPNGRIELEAVERHLASHGEPSEQAHNDLRH, encoded by the coding sequence ATGCTGCGACTCAGTGGCCTTCTGGTTTTGGCGATGGTTACGACGGCGGGGCTCGGTCGGGGAGCGGAGGTCGGCGGTGTCGAGGAGCTCGCACCCGACGTCTATTTCTATCAAGGGGATCTCGACAAAGGATATTGCAACAACGGCTTCATCGTGCTCGAAGACTACGTGCTCGTCGTCGACGCCAACTTCCCATCGGCGGCGCGCCTGCTGATTGGCGAGATCCGCAAGATCACCGACAAGCCCATCCGCTTTGCCTTCGACACCCATCATCACGGCGACCACGCCTACGGCAATCAGGTCTGGGTCGACCAGGGAGCGACCGCGGTCGCGAACACCGGGGTCGTCGATGAGATGAAGAAGTACGAGACGGGCCACTACGGGAGCTCTCCGGGGCGATGGGAGGAAGCGGCGAAAGAGCGCGAGGACCTGCGCGACGTGAAGCTCGAGCCGCCGAGTTTGCTCTTCCCCGACACGATGATCTTCGACGACGGAAAACATCGCGTCGAGCTCCGCCACTTCGGAACCGCCCACACCCACGGGGACGGATTCGCGTGGCTTCCGAAGGAGAGGATCCTCTTCACCGGCGATGCCGTGGTCAATGGCCCTCACAACTATGTCGGCGACGGGAACGTGACCGAATGGATCGAGACACTCGATCGAGCGAAGGCGCTCGGCGCCCGAATCGTCGCTCCAGGTCATGGCCCCGTGGGAACGGGGACTCTCGTCTCCGACCAGCAGCTCTTCTTTCGCGAGCTGCGACGCGTCGTCCAGACGAAGAGCGAGACAGGCGGACCTGCGGAAGTCCAGAGCGCTGTCGAGGAAATGGCGTCGGCGCTTCGCCGCAACGAGGCGATCGCCCGCTATGTCGGTGATGGATTTTCCGCCCAGGTCGGCAAAGTCTACACGGAGCTCACGGGAAGGGAGCTACCAAACGGGAGAATCGAGCTCGAAGCCGTCGAGCGACATCTGGCCTCCCACGGCGAGCCCAGCGAGCAGGCTCATAACGACCTGCGGCACTGA